The genomic window AAAATGCAGAGCTTCACCCGGATCGGGTTCCCAACCCTATGATGGGTACGATCTTTGAAGAGCTGATCCGCAGGTTCAACGAAGCGCTGAACGAAAATCCCGGGGAGCATTTTACACCCCGTGATGTCGTTCGTCTCATGGTCGCCCTTATGCTCGTGGGTGATGAGGAACTTATAATGGGTGAAGGGATTGTCCGCACCATTTATGACCCGTGTTGCGGTTCCGGCGGCATGCTGACGATTGCCAAGGAGCACGTAATGGGTACTGAAAACCTTCCCGGAATGAACCCGATGGCCGATATTCACCTTTTCGGTCAGGAGGTAAATCCTGAAACGTGGGCCATAAGTAAATCGGACATGCTCATGCTCCATCCCGACGGCCACGATGCCGACAACATCGCTTTCGGAAGCACGCTTTCCAACGATCAGCATTCCGGTAGACATTTCGATTATCTCATCACGAATCCGCCGTATGGAAAAGACTGGAAAATGGATGAGGAAAAAGTAAAATCGGAACATGATCGGGGCGACAGCGGGCGTTTCGGCGCCGGTTTGCCGCGGATCTCCGATGGACAGCTACTCTTCCTGCAGCACATGCTCTATCATATGAATCCTCCCGAAGAAGGCGGCTCTCGCCTGGCGATCATCATGAACGGTTCTCCCCTCTTTACGGGCGACGCGGGAAGCGGCGAAAGCGAGATACGCCGGTGGATTCTGGAGAACGACTGGCTTGAGGCCATTGTCGCCATGCCGGAACAGCTTTTCTACAACACGGGGATCGCGACATACATCTGGGTCCTGTCAAACCGTAAAGCGGAAAAACGTCGAGGGAAGGTGCAGTTGATCGACGCAACATCATACTGGACGCCCATGAGGAAGAGCCTCGGCAACAAGAGGCGGGAAGTGCCGGAGAGCAAGGAGAACAAAATCGTCAGGATGCTGAAATCTTTCAGAGAGAATGAATACGGCAGGATTTATCCCACCACTTACTTCGGATTCAGGAAAATTACCGTGGATCAGCCCCTGCGCCTCAATTTTCAGGCAACAGCCGAACGAATAGAGCGTCTCAATGAGCAGACCGCTTTCAGGAATTTAGCGGTAAGCAGGAAAAAAGACCCGAAAGCGAAAGAGGCGGAGGAAACGGAGGGCCGAGCGAGACAGGAGGAAATCATTAAACTCCTGAAATCTCTCCCTGATACTCTTTACATGGATCGGGAAGTGTTCCGGAAAGTTGTGAAGCAAGCGGCCGATAAAGTGGACGTGAAGCTTCCGGCGGCGATCAAGAAGGCAATCCTTGTTGCCCTTTCGGAGCGTGACGATACGGCAGAGATCTGCCGCGATAAAGACGGACACCCTGAGGCCGATTCGGAACTCAGAGACACAGAGAACGTG from Syntrophales bacterium includes these protein-coding regions:
- a CDS encoding class I SAM-dependent DNA methyltransferase, whose amino-acid sequence is MNHSEIVSFLWGVADLIRDTFKRGKYQDVILPLTVLRRIDCVLAPTKEKVLKINAKYAGKLDNPDPQLRKASGFAFYNTSRYDFEKLLADAPNLASNLRNYINGFSPNMREVLEKFEFDNTIERLDQSGLLFKVMERFKNAELHPDRVPNPMMGTIFEELIRRFNEALNENPGEHFTPRDVVRLMVALMLVGDEELIMGEGIVRTIYDPCCGSGGMLTIAKEHVMGTENLPGMNPMADIHLFGQEVNPETWAISKSDMLMLHPDGHDADNIAFGSTLSNDQHSGRHFDYLITNPPYGKDWKMDEEKVKSEHDRGDSGRFGAGLPRISDGQLLFLQHMLYHMNPPEEGGSRLAIIMNGSPLFTGDAGSGESEIRRWILENDWLEAIVAMPEQLFYNTGIATYIWVLSNRKAEKRRGKVQLIDATSYWTPMRKSLGNKRREVPESKENKIVRMLKSFRENEYGRIYPTTYFGFRKITVDQPLRLNFQATAERIERLNEQTAFRNLAVSRKKDPKAKEAEETEGRARQEEIIKLLKSLPDTLYMDREVFRKVVKQAADKVDVKLPAAIKKAILVALSERDDTAEICRDKDGHPEADSELRDTENVPLGEDIKDFFDREVKPHVPDAWINTAIRDHKDKEVGKVGYEINFNRYFYKYQPPRPLEEIEVDIRKIESEIMELLREVAG